The following proteins are co-located in the Pseudomonas sp. DY-1 genome:
- a CDS encoding sarcosine oxidase subunit gamma, with amino-acid sequence MSNVNVYKQRPDAAHAESPLYHAGLDELARKGKSSAGVTLREKKLLGHLVIRGDAKDPAFAGGVHSALGLELPVALTLVASGETSLQWLGPDEWLLIVPSGQEFEVEQRLRKALDGQHISVVNVSGGQTILELSGPKAREVLMKSTPYDVHPSNFPVGKAVGSTFAKASLVIRHTGEDTWELLIRRSFSDYFWLWLQDASAEYGLAVKA; translated from the coding sequence ATGTCTAACGTGAACGTCTACAAACAGCGTCCTGATGCCGCCCATGCCGAATCGCCGCTGTACCACGCCGGCCTCGACGAGCTGGCGCGCAAAGGCAAGAGCAGCGCAGGGGTTACCCTGCGCGAGAAGAAGCTCCTCGGCCACCTGGTGATCCGTGGTGACGCCAAGGACCCGGCTTTCGCTGGTGGCGTGCACAGCGCCCTGGGCCTGGAGCTGCCGGTGGCCCTGACCCTGGTAGCCAGTGGCGAGACTTCGCTGCAGTGGCTGGGGCCGGACGAGTGGCTGCTGATCGTGCCGAGCGGCCAGGAGTTCGAGGTCGAACAGCGTCTGCGCAAGGCGCTGGACGGCCAGCACATCTCCGTGGTCAACGTCAGCGGCGGCCAGACCATTCTCGAGCTCTCCGGGCCCAAAGCCCGCGAGGTCCTGATGAAGTCGACCCCCTACGACGTGCACCCGAGCAACTTCCCGGTGGGCAAGGCCGTTGGCAGCACCTTTGCCAAGGCCTCGCTGGTGATTCGCCATACCGGCGAAGACACCTGGGAACTGCTGATCCGCCGCAGCTTCTCCGACTACTTCTGGCTCTGGCTGCAGGATGCCAGCGCGGAATACGGACTGGCGGTGAAGGCCTGA
- a CDS encoding sarcosine oxidase subunit alpha produces the protein MSQVNRLPKGGRVDRSQPLTFTFNGQNYQGFAGDTLAAALLANGVDIIGRSFKYSRPRGIVAAGAEEPNAVLQIGSTESSQVPNVRATQQALYAGLVATSTNGWPNVNNDVMGILGKVGGGMMPPGFYYKTFMYPQNLWLTYEKYIRKAAGLGRAPLEVDPDIYDHLNQYCDVLVVGAGPAGIAAALAAGRSGARVILADEQEEFGGSLLDTRETLDGKPASEWAAKAIAELAKLPEVTLLPRATVNGYHDHNFLTIHQRLTDHLGEVAPHGQARHRVHRVRAKRVVLAAGAHERPLVYSNNDVPGNMLAGAISTYVNRYGVAPGRQLVLSTNNDYAYRVVLDWLDAGQKVVAVADARSNPRGAWVEEARARGVRILTGSAVVEARGSKRVTGARICAIDLKSHKVTSPGEVVECDLIASSGGYSPVVHLASHLGGKPTWREDILAFVPGEGFQKRICAGAVNGVFGLGDALADGFEAGAKAAGEAGFKLVEGTLPKTEKRKEEASVGLFQVPHDKSTSRAPKQFVDLQNDVTSAGIELATREGFESVEHVKRYTALGFGTDQGKLGNINGLAIAARSMGISIAEMGTTMFRPNYTPVTFGAVAGRHCGHLFEPKRYTAMQRWHLEQGAEFEDVGQWKRPWYFPKRGEDMHAAVARECKAVRDSVGILDASTLGKIDIQGPDAREFLNRVYTNAWTKLDVGKARYGLMCKEDGMVFDDGVTACVGENHFIMTTTTGGAARVMEWLEIYHQTEWPELKVYFTSVTDHWATMTLSGPNSRKLLAEVTDIDLDKDAFPFMTWKEGLVGGVPARVFRISFTGELSYEVNVQADYALGVWGKIVEAGKKYNLTPYGTETMHVLRAEKGFIIVGQDTDGSVTPDDLNMGWCVGRNKAFSWIGWRGMNREDCLREDRKQLVGLKPIDPNKVLPEGAQLVFDPKQSIPMKMVGHVTSSYMSATLGYSFAMAVVKGGLKRMGERVFAPLADGSVIEAEICSSVFYDPKGDRQNV, from the coding sequence ATGAGCCAGGTCAATCGCCTTCCCAAGGGTGGCCGCGTCGATCGCAGCCAGCCGCTGACCTTCACCTTCAACGGCCAGAACTATCAGGGCTTTGCCGGCGACACCCTGGCAGCCGCATTGCTGGCCAACGGCGTCGATATCATCGGCCGTAGCTTCAAGTACTCCCGTCCGCGCGGCATCGTCGCCGCCGGTGCGGAAGAGCCCAATGCCGTGCTGCAGATCGGCTCCACCGAAAGTTCCCAGGTGCCGAACGTACGTGCCACCCAGCAGGCCCTCTATGCAGGCCTGGTGGCGACCAGCACCAACGGCTGGCCGAATGTGAACAACGACGTCATGGGCATCCTCGGCAAGGTCGGCGGTGGCATGATGCCGCCCGGGTTCTACTACAAGACCTTCATGTATCCGCAGAACCTGTGGCTGACCTACGAGAAGTACATCCGCAAGGCCGCCGGCCTCGGTCGTGCGCCCCTGGAAGTCGACCCGGACATCTACGACCACCTGAACCAGTACTGCGATGTGCTGGTGGTCGGCGCCGGCCCTGCCGGTATCGCCGCTGCACTGGCCGCCGGCCGCAGCGGTGCCCGCGTGATCCTGGCTGACGAGCAGGAAGAGTTCGGCGGCAGCCTGCTGGACACCCGCGAGACCCTGGACGGCAAGCCCGCCTCGGAATGGGCGGCCAAGGCCATCGCTGAACTGGCGAAACTGCCGGAAGTGACCCTGCTGCCGCGCGCTACGGTGAACGGCTATCACGACCACAACTTCCTCACCATCCATCAGCGCCTGACTGACCACCTGGGCGAAGTCGCGCCCCATGGCCAGGCCCGTCACCGCGTTCATCGCGTCCGCGCCAAACGTGTGGTGCTGGCCGCCGGTGCCCACGAGCGTCCGCTGGTGTATTCGAACAACGATGTCCCCGGCAACATGCTCGCCGGCGCCATCTCCACCTACGTGAATCGCTATGGTGTGGCCCCGGGCCGCCAACTGGTGCTGTCCACCAACAACGACTACGCCTACCGTGTCGTGCTGGACTGGCTCGACGCCGGCCAGAAAGTGGTGGCCGTGGCCGACGCCCGCAGCAACCCGCGCGGTGCCTGGGTCGAAGAGGCCCGCGCCCGTGGCGTACGTATCCTCACCGGCAGCGCCGTGGTCGAGGCGCGTGGCAGCAAGCGCGTCACAGGTGCCCGCATCTGCGCCATCGATCTGAAGAGCCACAAGGTCACCAGTCCGGGTGAAGTGGTGGAATGCGACCTGATTGCCAGCTCCGGCGGCTACAGCCCGGTGGTACACCTGGCGTCGCACCTGGGCGGCAAGCCGACCTGGCGTGAAGACATCCTCGCCTTCGTGCCCGGCGAGGGCTTCCAGAAGCGCATCTGCGCCGGTGCCGTGAATGGCGTGTTCGGTCTGGGCGATGCTCTGGCCGACGGTTTCGAGGCCGGTGCCAAGGCTGCTGGCGAAGCCGGCTTCAAACTGGTCGAAGGCACTCTGCCCAAGACCGAGAAACGTAAGGAAGAAGCGTCCGTGGGCCTGTTCCAGGTGCCCCACGACAAGTCCACTTCCCGCGCGCCGAAGCAGTTCGTCGACCTGCAGAACGACGTCACCTCCGCCGGTATCGAACTGGCCACCCGTGAAGGTTTCGAGTCGGTCGAACACGTCAAGCGCTACACCGCGCTGGGCTTCGGTACCGACCAGGGCAAGCTGGGCAACATCAACGGTCTGGCCATTGCCGCCCGTTCGATGGGCATCAGCATCGCCGAGATGGGCACCACCATGTTCCGCCCGAACTACACCCCGGTGACCTTCGGCGCGGTAGCCGGTCGTCACTGCGGTCACCTGTTCGAGCCCAAGCGCTACACCGCGATGCAGCGCTGGCATCTGGAGCAGGGTGCGGAGTTCGAAGACGTCGGCCAGTGGAAGCGTCCGTGGTACTTCCCCAAGCGCGGCGAAGACATGCACGCCGCAGTGGCCCGCGAATGCAAGGCCGTGCGTGACAGCGTGGGCATCCTCGACGCTTCCACCCTGGGCAAGATCGATATCCAGGGCCCGGATGCGCGTGAGTTCCTCAACCGCGTGTACACCAACGCCTGGACCAAGCTGGACGTGGGCAAGGCCCGCTACGGCCTGATGTGCAAGGAAGATGGCATGGTCTTCGACGACGGTGTGACCGCCTGCGTCGGCGAGAACCACTTCATCATGACCACCACCACCGGCGGTGCCGCTCGGGTGATGGAATGGCTGGAAATCTACCACCAGACCGAATGGCCGGAACTGAAGGTGTACTTCACCTCGGTCACCGACCACTGGGCCACCATGACCCTGTCCGGCCCCAACAGCCGCAAGCTGCTGGCCGAAGTTACCGACATCGACCTGGACAAGGATGCTTTCCCCTTCATGACCTGGAAGGAAGGCCTGGTGGGTGGCGTACCGGCACGAGTGTTCCGCATCTCGTTCACCGGTGAGCTGTCCTACGAAGTCAACGTGCAGGCCGACTATGCCCTGGGCGTTTGGGGAAAAATCGTCGAGGCGGGCAAGAAGTACAACCTGACCCCCTACGGCACCGAAACCATGCACGTACTGCGGGCCGAGAAGGGCTTCATCATCGTCGGCCAGGACACCGACGGTTCGGTGACCCCGGACGACCTGAACATGGGCTGGTGCGTCGGTCGCAACAAGGCCTTCTCCTGGATCGGCTGGCGTGGCATGAACCGCGAGGACTGCCTGCGCGAAGACCGCAAGCAACTGGTGGGCCTCAAACCCATCGATCCGAACAAGGTGCTGCCGGAAGGCGCCCAGCTGGTGTTCGATCCGAAGCAGTCCATCCCCATGAAGATGGTCGGCCACGTCACCTCCAGCTACATGAGCGCGACCCTGGGTTATTCCTTCGCCATGGCCGTGGTCAAGGGTGGCCTCAAGCGCATGGGCGAGCGCGTGTTCGCACCGCTGGCCGATGGCAGCGTGATCGAAGCCGAAATCTGCAGCTCCGTGTTCTATGACCCGAAAGGGGACCGCCAGAATGTCTAA
- a CDS encoding sarcosine oxidase subunit delta has translation MLHIFCPYCGELRSEEEFHAKGQAHIPRPLDANACTDEEWGDYIFFRDNPRGIHHELWVHAAGCRKYFNATRHTVSYEILETYKIGEKPTVTEANVGDKKAATAGVTA, from the coding sequence ATGCTGCACATTTTCTGCCCCTACTGTGGCGAGCTGCGCTCCGAAGAGGAATTCCATGCCAAGGGCCAGGCGCACATTCCGCGCCCCCTGGACGCCAACGCCTGCACCGACGAGGAGTGGGGCGACTACATCTTCTTCCGCGACAACCCGCGCGGCATCCACCACGAGCTGTGGGTGCACGCTGCCGGCTGCCGCAAATACTTCAACGCCACGCGCCACACCGTGAGCTACGAGATCCTCGAAACCTACAAGATCGGTGAGAAGCCCACTGTCACCGAGGCCAACGTCGGCGACAAGAAAGCCGCGACCGCAGGAGTAACGGCATGA
- a CDS encoding sarcosine oxidase subunit beta → MQRYSGFGLFKHSLSHHENWQRMWRNPTPKPVYDVIIVGGGGHGLATAYYLAKEFGVKNVAVVEKGWLGGGNTARNTTIVRSNYLWDEAAQLYEHAMKLWEGLSQDLNYNVMFSQRGVYNLCHTLQDMRDSARRVNANRLNGVDGELLDARQVAEEIPFLDCSKNTRYPIMGSTVQRRGGVARHDAVAWGYARAADALGVDLLQNTEVLGFRKQDGAVIGVETNRGFIGAKRVGVVTAGNSGHMAKQAGFRLPLESHPLQALVSEPIKPIIHSVIMSNAVHGYISQSDKGDLVIGAGIDGYNGYGQRGSYGTIEHTLQAIVEMFPILSRVRMNRQWGGIVDTTPDACPIISKTPVKNLFFNCGWGTGGFKATPGSGHVFAASLARGEMHPLAKPFSIDRFHTGALIDEHGAAAVAH, encoded by the coding sequence ATGCAACGTTATTCCGGCTTCGGCCTGTTCAAGCACTCCCTGAGCCACCACGAGAACTGGCAACGCATGTGGCGCAATCCGACGCCGAAGCCGGTCTATGACGTGATCATCGTCGGCGGTGGCGGCCACGGCCTGGCCACTGCCTACTACCTGGCCAAGGAATTCGGCGTGAAGAACGTCGCGGTAGTGGAGAAGGGCTGGCTGGGCGGCGGCAACACCGCGCGCAACACCACCATCGTCCGCTCCAACTACCTGTGGGACGAGGCGGCACAGCTGTACGAGCACGCGATGAAGTTGTGGGAAGGCCTGTCCCAGGACCTGAACTACAACGTGATGTTCTCCCAGCGCGGTGTCTACAACCTCTGCCACACCCTGCAGGACATGCGTGACTCGGCGCGCCGGGTGAACGCAAACCGCCTGAACGGCGTCGACGGCGAACTGCTGGACGCCCGCCAGGTAGCCGAGGAGATTCCTTTCCTCGACTGCAGCAAGAACACCCGTTATCCGATCATGGGTTCCACCGTTCAGCGTCGTGGGGGCGTGGCCCGTCACGACGCCGTAGCCTGGGGCTACGCTCGCGCCGCCGACGCCCTGGGTGTCGACCTGCTGCAGAACACCGAGGTGCTCGGTTTCCGCAAGCAGGATGGTGCGGTGATCGGTGTCGAGACCAATCGCGGTTTCATTGGCGCCAAGCGCGTCGGCGTGGTCACCGCCGGTAACTCCGGCCACATGGCCAAGCAGGCCGGTTTCCGCCTGCCGCTGGAATCCCACCCGCTGCAGGCCCTGGTGTCCGAGCCGATCAAGCCGATCATCCACAGCGTGATCATGTCCAACGCCGTGCATGGCTACATCAGCCAGTCGGACAAGGGCGACCTGGTCATCGGTGCCGGTATCGACGGTTACAACGGCTACGGCCAACGTGGCTCCTACGGGACCATCGAACACACCCTGCAGGCCATCGTGGAGATGTTCCCGATCCTCTCCCGCGTGCGCATGAACCGTCAGTGGGGCGGCATCGTGGATACCACCCCGGACGCCTGCCCGATCATCTCCAAGACCCCGGTGAAGAACCTGTTCTTCAACTGCGGCTGGGGCACCGGCGGCTTCAAGGCCACTCCGGGTTCGGGCCACGTCTTCGCGGCGAGCCTGGCGCGTGGCGAGATGCACCCGCTGGCCAAGCCCTTCTCCATCGACCGTTTCCATACCGGCGCACTGATCGACGAGCACGGCGCCGCTGCCGTGGCTCACTAA
- the glyA gene encoding serine hydroxymethyltransferase, whose translation MFSKQDQIQGYDDELFSAMQEEEHRQEDHIELIASENYTSKRVMEAQGSGLTNKYAEGYPGKRYYGGCEFVDKVEQLAIDRAKQLFGADYANVQPHSGSQANSAVYLALLNAGDTILGMSLAHGGHLTHGAKVSSSGKLYNAVQYGLDTATGLIDYDEVERLAVEHKPKMIVAGFSAYSKTLDFPRFRAIADKVGALLFVDMAHVAGLVAAGLYPNPLPYADVVTTTTHKTLRGPRGGLILAKSNEEIEKKLNSAVFPGAQGGPLMHVIAAKAVCFKEALEPGFKDYQAQVINNAQAMAKVFIDRGYDVVSGGTDNHLFLVSLIKQGKTGKEADAALGRAGITVNKNAVPNDPQSPFVTSGIRIGTPAITSRGFKESQSTELAGWICDILDHLGDADVEAQVAKQVAGLCADFPVYR comes from the coding sequence ATGTTCAGCAAGCAAGACCAGATCCAGGGTTACGACGACGAACTGTTCAGCGCGATGCAGGAAGAAGAGCACCGTCAGGAAGACCACATCGAGCTGATCGCCTCGGAGAACTACACCAGCAAGCGCGTGATGGAAGCCCAGGGCAGCGGCCTGACCAACAAGTACGCCGAAGGCTATCCGGGCAAGCGTTACTACGGCGGCTGCGAGTTCGTCGACAAGGTCGAGCAGCTGGCCATCGACCGCGCCAAGCAACTGTTCGGCGCCGATTACGCCAACGTCCAGCCGCACTCCGGTTCCCAGGCCAACAGCGCCGTCTACCTGGCCCTGCTGAACGCCGGCGACACTATCCTCGGAATGAGCCTGGCCCACGGCGGCCACCTGACCCACGGCGCCAAGGTGTCGTCTTCCGGCAAGCTGTACAACGCTGTGCAATACGGTCTTGATACCGCCACCGGCCTGATCGACTACGACGAGGTCGAGCGCCTGGCTGTCGAGCACAAGCCGAAGATGATCGTCGCCGGCTTCTCCGCCTACTCCAAGACCCTCGACTTCCCGCGCTTCCGTGCCATCGCCGACAAGGTGGGTGCGCTGCTGTTCGTCGACATGGCCCACGTCGCCGGCCTGGTCGCCGCCGGCCTGTACCCCAACCCGCTGCCCTACGCCGATGTGGTTACCACCACCACCCACAAGACCCTGCGCGGTCCGCGTGGCGGCCTGATCCTGGCCAAGTCCAACGAAGAGATCGAGAAGAAGCTGAACTCCGCCGTGTTCCCCGGCGCCCAGGGTGGCCCGCTGATGCACGTGATCGCCGCCAAGGCCGTGTGCTTCAAGGAAGCGCTGGAACCCGGCTTCAAGGATTACCAGGCCCAGGTGATCAACAACGCCCAGGCCATGGCCAAGGTGTTCATCGATCGCGGCTACGACGTGGTGTCCGGCGGTACTGACAACCACCTGTTCCTGGTCAGCCTGATCAAGCAGGGCAAGACCGGCAAGGAAGCGGACGCCGCCCTTGGCCGCGCCGGCATCACCGTGAACAAGAACGCCGTACCGAACGACCCACAGTCGCCTTTCGTGACCTCGGGCATCCGCATCGGCACCCCGGCCATCACCAGCCGTGGCTTCAAGGAATCGCAGAGCACCGAACTGGCTGGCTGGATCTGCGACATCCTCGACCACCTCGGCGATGCCGACGTCGAAGCCCAGGTGGCCAAGCAGGTTGCCGGCCTCTGCGCCGACTTCCCCGTCTACCGCTGA
- a CDS encoding GlxA family transcriptional regulator: MAVANLAAPSVDEFQAQPRPAAVKTFGFLLIPNFTTIGFASAIETLRMANLAAKRTLFHTLLIAADHEPVQASNGMRVVPDHSLDDAPELDALFVVGSNPMPTRYDRRLLNWVRKLAQHDVALGGICTGSHLLASAELLKGYRCTVHWEDIEQVKDKFPGIVISNQLFELDRDRYTCSGGTASMDMTLQLIAREPGGVEIATRAAELLLCDRMRSAREQQRIPLRQKLGHAQPKLSQIVAIMEANLEEPLELEELAQLNEVSVRQLERLFHKYLDRTPSQYYLELRLNRARDLLLRSESQVRDIALACGFASPAHFSKCYSRFFGHSPRGERKQSPLHS, from the coding sequence ATGGCTGTTGCAAACCTTGCGGCGCCGTCCGTCGACGAATTCCAGGCCCAGCCCCGGCCGGCCGCAGTGAAGACCTTCGGCTTTCTGCTGATCCCCAACTTCACCACCATCGGCTTCGCCTCGGCGATCGAGACCCTGCGCATGGCCAACCTGGCCGCCAAGCGCACCCTGTTCCACACCTTGCTGATCGCCGCCGACCACGAACCAGTGCAGGCCAGCAACGGCATGCGCGTGGTTCCCGATCACAGCCTTGACGACGCCCCCGAACTGGATGCCCTGTTCGTCGTCGGCTCCAACCCCATGCCGACCCGCTATGACCGGCGCCTGCTCAACTGGGTGCGCAAGCTGGCCCAGCACGACGTGGCACTGGGCGGAATCTGCACCGGCAGCCACCTGCTGGCCAGCGCTGAGCTGCTCAAGGGCTATCGCTGCACGGTGCACTGGGAAGACATCGAGCAGGTGAAGGACAAGTTCCCCGGCATCGTCATCTCCAACCAGCTGTTCGAGCTGGATCGCGACCGTTACACCTGCTCCGGCGGCACGGCGTCCATGGACATGACCCTGCAACTGATCGCCCGTGAGCCGGGTGGCGTGGAGATCGCCACCCGCGCTGCCGAACTGCTGCTCTGCGACCGCATGCGCAGCGCCCGCGAACAGCAGCGCATCCCCTTGCGGCAGAAGCTCGGCCACGCACAGCCGAAGCTGAGCCAGATCGTCGCAATCATGGAAGCCAACCTGGAAGAACCCCTGGAACTGGAAGAACTGGCGCAGCTCAACGAAGTGTCGGTGCGCCAACTGGAACGCTTGTTCCACAAGTACCTGGACCGCACCCCCAGCCAGTACTACCTGGAACTGCGCCTGAACCGCGCCCGCGACCTGCTGCTGCGCAGCGAGTCGCAGGTCCGCGACATTGCCCTGGCCTGCGGCTTCGCCTCACCGGCGCACTTCTCCAAGTGCTACAGCCGCTTCTTCGGCCACTCGCCGCGCGGCGAGCGCAAGCAGAGTCCCTTGCACTCCTGA
- a CDS encoding cytosine permease: protein MSNSDAHKEYGLNQVKPAERSYGFGDTVWTWFGSGINTGSWFFGGMAASLGMVFVLQYSLLWLPLMMIPWAAVAYIGYRYGASTAVVARPALGTKGSRLTGVAQFLVLIGWPSVNSFIAAISLTHVFGAAFGWPTFGQPGSAGPMVLGILLTAVAQGIITFLGHEAIRYLERVAGVLLLVLGVWVSYIVLSQWDLGELMAFKVANPAHSVAFYIDLAFGFSWTWAQVADFSRFAKTGKAATVGSWLGLNVGQGWFMLIGAIGTIGVALQTGSIDPNNSDPSSTLATLGLGLVSFLVLIFATVSTNVTVLYGSGMGLLGAFKSLTPKKALAIIVVLQLALCFVPMAFDSFLHYFETFLGVIGGLFIPLWTIILVDYFCVRGKRISDRDLFAESGGAYYGSNGWNPAGITALVLGFAVYFVLAHVFKDVAEQITASFPAILVSGLAYWLLAKKPVVALSGGVEQDA from the coding sequence ATGTCGAATTCAGACGCGCACAAAGAGTACGGACTCAATCAGGTCAAACCGGCGGAGCGCAGCTACGGCTTCGGCGACACCGTGTGGACCTGGTTCGGTTCCGGCATCAACACCGGTTCCTGGTTTTTCGGCGGCATGGCCGCTTCACTGGGCATGGTCTTCGTCCTGCAGTACAGCCTCCTCTGGCTACCGTTGATGATGATTCCATGGGCGGCAGTGGCCTATATCGGCTACCGCTACGGTGCCAGTACGGCCGTGGTGGCCCGTCCCGCCCTGGGCACCAAGGGGTCGCGCCTGACCGGCGTGGCCCAGTTCCTGGTGCTGATCGGCTGGCCCAGCGTGAACAGCTTCATTGCCGCTATTTCCCTCACCCACGTGTTCGGCGCAGCGTTCGGCTGGCCGACCTTCGGCCAGCCCGGCTCGGCGGGACCGATGGTGCTCGGCATACTGCTGACCGCCGTGGCGCAGGGCATCATCACCTTCCTTGGCCATGAGGCGATCCGCTATCTGGAGCGCGTGGCAGGCGTGCTGCTGCTGGTGCTCGGTGTCTGGGTCAGCTACATCGTGCTGTCGCAGTGGGATCTGGGTGAGCTGATGGCGTTCAAGGTGGCGAACCCGGCCCACTCGGTGGCCTTCTACATTGACCTGGCCTTCGGTTTCTCCTGGACCTGGGCCCAGGTGGCGGACTTCTCACGCTTCGCCAAGACCGGCAAGGCTGCCACCGTGGGCAGTTGGCTGGGGCTCAACGTAGGGCAGGGCTGGTTCATGCTGATCGGCGCCATCGGCACGATCGGGGTGGCACTGCAAACCGGCAGCATCGACCCCAACAACTCCGACCCCAGCTCCACCCTGGCTACCCTGGGGCTAGGCCTGGTGTCCTTCCTGGTGCTGATCTTCGCCACCGTCAGCACCAACGTCACCGTGCTCTACGGCTCCGGCATGGGGCTGCTGGGGGCGTTCAAGAGCCTGACCCCGAAAAAGGCCCTGGCGATTATCGTTGTGCTCCAGCTGGCGCTGTGCTTCGTGCCCATGGCCTTTGACTCCTTCCTGCATTACTTCGAGACCTTCCTCGGCGTCATCGGCGGCCTGTTCATCCCGCTCTGGACCATCATCCTGGTCGACTACTTCTGCGTGCGCGGCAAGCGCATCAGCGACCGCGACCTCTTTGCCGAGTCCGGCGGCGCCTATTACGGCAGCAATGGCTGGAACCCGGCGGGTATCACTGCGCTGGTGCTAGGTTTTGCGGTGTACTTCGTGTTGGCCCATGTGTTCAAGGACGTAGCCGAGCAGATCACCGCGAGCTTCCCCGCCATCCTGGTATCAGGGCTGGCCTATTGGCTGTTGGCAAAGAAGCCGGTAGTGGCCCTGAGCGGAGGAGTTGAACAGGACGCTTGA
- a CDS encoding creatininase, producing the protein MSKSVFVGELTWKEYEARVAAGDCVLMLPVGALEQHGHHMCMNVDVLLPTAVCKRVAERIGALVMPGLQYGYKSQQKSGGGNHFPGTTSLDGATLTGTVQDIIRELARHGARRLVLMNGHYENSMFIVEGIDLALRELRYAGIQDFKVVVLSYWDFVKDPAVIQQLYPEGFLGWDIEHGGVFETSLMLALYPDLVDLDRVVDHPPATFPPYDVFPVDPARTPAPGTLSSAKTASREKGELILEVCVQGIADAIREEFPPT; encoded by the coding sequence ATGAGCAAGAGTGTTTTTGTAGGTGAGCTGACCTGGAAGGAGTACGAGGCGCGTGTCGCGGCAGGTGACTGCGTGCTCATGCTGCCGGTCGGCGCCCTGGAACAGCACGGCCATCACATGTGCATGAACGTCGATGTGCTGCTGCCCACGGCGGTGTGCAAGCGGGTCGCCGAGCGCATTGGTGCGCTGGTCATGCCGGGGCTGCAGTACGGCTACAAGTCCCAGCAGAAGTCCGGCGGCGGCAATCACTTCCCCGGCACCACCAGCCTGGATGGCGCCACCCTGACTGGCACGGTGCAGGACATCATCCGCGAGCTGGCGCGCCATGGTGCGCGTCGCCTGGTACTGATGAACGGCCACTACGAAAATTCCATGTTCATCGTCGAAGGCATCGACCTCGCCCTGCGCGAGCTGCGCTATGCCGGCATCCAGGACTTCAAAGTGGTGGTGCTCTCCTACTGGGACTTCGTCAAGGACCCGGCTGTGATCCAGCAGCTCTATCCCGAGGGCTTCCTCGGCTGGGACATCGAGCACGGCGGCGTCTTCGAGACCTCCCTGATGCTGGCTTTGTACCCGGACCTGGTGGACCTGGACCGCGTCGTCGATCACCCACCTGCAACCTTCCCACCCTATGACGTGTTTCCGGTCGACCCGGCCCGTACGCCGGCGCCGGGCACTCTGTCGTCGGCGAAGACGGCCAGCCGAGAGAAGGGCGAGTTGATCCTGGAGGTCTGCGTCCAGGGCATTGCCGACGCTATCCGCGAGGAGTTCCCGCCCACCTGA